In one Streptomyces sp. NBC_01288 genomic region, the following are encoded:
- a CDS encoding tyrosine-type recombinase/integrase encodes MARRGANGDGTVSPRKDGRWEAKAYVLTTNGLQKRVSVYGATRAEAKAKLSELKAQEAKGIPTPNRTWLLGDYLDYWLAEVVKPNRRPATYAQCEQITRLYLKPGLGSRSIQKLSVPLLQTYVNKQLADGHSIAKVHIIKKVLSSALTRAQREELITRNVAHLVELPAIQSVEVQPWAVSEAARFLEATQLHRLYPAFLLLLLYGLRRGEVLGLRWRDIDFERSELRIRQQLQRVGRNLIQGPVKTKAGNRNLPLVGPLIQALQDHHAEQKARSIQSELVFTTLAGTPIEPRNFVRSFQAICKQYGLRIIKVHALRHTAATMLKDLGIPARDAQIILGHARITTTQELYQHGDSSTNRNALERMESALIPEKPIQRESSRTLATVFDNSGCRQLSRQTRKNPTRWLDSFPGAGTGTLTLDLILGKTIQNGVTERKIEVDRALMDCRRRLMLGIVVVNLVVKDDGDMEAERVA; translated from the coding sequence ATGGCTCGCCGTGGTGCAAACGGCGACGGAACGGTCTCCCCACGCAAAGACGGACGCTGGGAGGCAAAAGCCTACGTCCTCACTACCAACGGATTGCAGAAGCGGGTTAGCGTCTATGGCGCGACCCGCGCCGAGGCTAAGGCGAAACTGAGCGAGTTAAAGGCCCAAGAAGCTAAAGGCATACCAACGCCCAACAGGACATGGCTTCTGGGGGATTATCTAGACTACTGGCTTGCCGAGGTGGTCAAGCCCAATCGGCGACCCGCCACTTATGCACAGTGCGAACAGATTACTCGTCTCTACCTCAAACCTGGCCTCGGAAGTCGTTCGATACAAAAGCTGTCCGTCCCGCTGCTGCAAACGTACGTAAATAAGCAACTTGCAGACGGACACTCAATCGCAAAAGTTCACATCATCAAGAAGGTACTCAGTTCTGCTCTGACACGAGCTCAGCGCGAGGAGCTAATCACTCGGAACGTCGCCCATCTGGTTGAACTGCCAGCTATCCAAAGTGTCGAGGTTCAACCATGGGCCGTCAGCGAGGCGGCACGATTCCTTGAGGCCACTCAACTCCATCGACTCTATCCGGCTTTCCTGCTCCTCCTACTCTACGGTCTGAGAAGAGGTGAAGTTCTCGGCCTGCGCTGGAGGGACATTGACTTTGAACGCTCCGAACTTCGTATTCGGCAGCAGCTCCAGAGAGTTGGGCGTAACCTCATCCAAGGGCCAGTGAAGACGAAGGCTGGAAATCGTAACCTACCTTTAGTAGGTCCGCTCATCCAAGCGTTACAGGATCACCATGCCGAGCAGAAAGCACGATCGATCCAGTCAGAGCTAGTCTTCACGACACTTGCCGGTACACCAATAGAGCCACGCAACTTCGTGCGCTCGTTTCAAGCGATCTGTAAGCAATACGGCCTACGGATCATAAAGGTTCATGCGTTGCGACACACGGCCGCAACAATGCTCAAGGATCTCGGTATACCAGCGAGAGATGCTCAGATCATCCTTGGTCATGCCCGCATCACTACAACCCAGGAGCTTTACCAGCACGGCGATAGCAGTACGAACCGCAATGCCCTTGAACGTATGGAGAGCGCCTTGATACCAGAAAAACCAATCCAGAGGGAGAGTTCGAGGACGCTAGCGACCGTCTTCGACAACAGTGGTTGTCGTCAACTTAGTCGTCAAACAAGAAAAAATCCAACACGATGGTTGGATTCTTTCCCTGGTGCGGGTACAGGGACTCTAACCCTGGACCTCATCCTTGGCAAGACTATTCAGAACGGTGTCACGGAACGCAAGATAGAGGTGGATAGGGCTTTAATGGACTGTCGAAGGCGTCTGATGTTGGGCATCGTTGTCGTCAACTTAGTCGTCAAAGACGACGGTGACATGGAGGCGGAACGTGTCGCATAG
- a CDS encoding type IV secretory system conjugative DNA transfer family protein, translating to MTQNPTIKRRGPPDHSGPIWFEVHFPHELSVAQVVKALQPLAYRPVIGWFKRTPAVVLEMRGSSGGDVRWLVGVDQQISGELPGQLTAQLPGLVLVPLYRPPRPVPMVTATIQPVGLGQPLRTDMAASVTAGLLEIMNALGTGESAAVQWVIGPAQSRRSRPEPFNAARALGLVAVAHETADDRRLWKQKAAEPLFAVRGRIGARARDPEYARAIVRMLGAALQLVSNAHAELRISRPTMRDVSQLDQAATLRWSGILNAAELAAVIGWPVDGAARLRTAHGRQYPAPPQITVPVERRHQPRDRVLGAGLHPSQRDRLVTLPTESSLHHLHVVGPTGSGKSTLLAQLLRADIHAGRSVFVLEPRGDLVEEVLAGVPAERREDVVIIEPGSLGEVVGFNPLAGSTEDAEQRADHLLHLFRELYGTSLGPRSADVLMHALVALARSDQSTLADLPVILTNAAFRRRVLASVNDPLVLAPFFSWYDGLSEAERQQVVAPVLNKTRAFLSRTAIRRLLGQASPRFGLDELFYRPRIVLVNLNTGVIGSETSQMIGALLVTQLWQAMQRRALMPSTHRQPAMVVIDEVQNYLRLPVDLGDMFAQARGLGVGLTVAHQHMGQLSPKMRAGLIANARSRVVFRPSSEDGSALASVLGGGLVADDLALLGAHEAYAEVLVNHQPSEPFLIRTRQPDGRVLSDPTDLRRQSVARYGVDGAGLDATLRQRWQGNDQSPGGPIGQQPRRTA from the coding sequence ATGACACAAAACCCCACTATCAAGCGCAGAGGACCACCAGACCACTCGGGCCCGATCTGGTTCGAGGTGCATTTTCCTCACGAGCTGAGCGTCGCCCAGGTGGTCAAGGCGCTTCAGCCGCTTGCCTACCGGCCAGTGATCGGCTGGTTCAAGCGCACGCCGGCCGTCGTCCTTGAGATGCGCGGTTCATCAGGTGGCGATGTTCGCTGGCTGGTCGGTGTCGACCAACAGATCAGCGGCGAACTACCGGGACAGCTCACGGCGCAGCTTCCGGGCCTGGTACTCGTTCCCCTCTACCGTCCTCCACGTCCCGTACCGATGGTCACGGCGACCATTCAGCCGGTTGGCCTCGGGCAGCCGCTGAGGACAGACATGGCGGCCAGCGTCACGGCTGGACTCCTCGAAATCATGAACGCCCTCGGGACGGGCGAATCTGCTGCCGTCCAATGGGTCATCGGGCCTGCACAATCACGCCGCAGCAGACCAGAACCGTTCAACGCCGCCCGCGCTCTTGGCCTAGTCGCCGTTGCTCACGAGACGGCGGACGATCGGCGACTCTGGAAGCAGAAGGCCGCCGAGCCACTATTCGCCGTACGCGGCCGGATCGGTGCTCGTGCCCGCGATCCTGAGTACGCCCGCGCCATCGTGCGGATGTTAGGCGCGGCGCTCCAGCTCGTCAGCAACGCTCATGCAGAACTGCGCATCAGCCGCCCGACGATGCGTGACGTGAGCCAGCTTGACCAAGCAGCGACGTTGCGGTGGTCGGGCATCCTCAATGCTGCCGAACTAGCCGCCGTCATCGGGTGGCCCGTAGATGGAGCTGCTCGTCTACGCACGGCGCACGGTCGTCAGTACCCGGCACCACCGCAGATCACCGTGCCGGTAGAACGGCGTCACCAACCGCGCGACCGCGTCCTCGGCGCCGGCCTGCACCCAAGTCAGCGCGATCGACTGGTCACCCTGCCGACGGAGAGTTCCCTGCACCACCTGCATGTCGTCGGACCGACTGGAAGCGGCAAATCAACCTTGCTGGCACAGCTCCTCCGAGCCGACATCCACGCAGGCCGAAGTGTCTTCGTTCTAGAACCGCGCGGTGACCTCGTAGAAGAAGTGTTGGCCGGCGTACCCGCGGAGCGTCGTGAGGACGTCGTCATCATCGAGCCGGGATCACTCGGCGAGGTCGTCGGGTTCAATCCGCTCGCCGGGAGTACCGAGGACGCGGAGCAACGCGCCGACCATCTCTTGCACTTGTTCCGTGAGCTGTATGGGACAAGCCTCGGGCCACGTAGTGCCGATGTCCTCATGCACGCCCTGGTGGCGCTTGCCCGCAGCGACCAAAGCACGCTCGCCGATCTACCGGTCATCCTGACCAACGCCGCGTTCCGCCGACGAGTGCTCGCGAGTGTCAACGACCCGCTCGTCCTGGCCCCGTTCTTCTCTTGGTACGACGGACTGTCAGAAGCAGAGCGGCAACAAGTCGTCGCGCCCGTACTGAACAAGACGCGCGCCTTCCTCAGCCGCACCGCCATCCGAAGACTCCTCGGCCAAGCCTCGCCGCGGTTCGGGTTGGACGAGCTGTTCTACCGTCCGCGCATCGTGCTGGTGAACCTGAACACCGGCGTCATCGGAAGCGAGACGTCCCAGATGATCGGGGCGTTGCTGGTGACGCAGCTCTGGCAAGCGATGCAGCGCAGAGCCTTGATGCCCTCGACCCACCGGCAGCCGGCCATGGTGGTCATTGACGAGGTTCAGAACTACCTGCGCCTCCCCGTAGACCTCGGCGACATGTTCGCCCAGGCGCGCGGCCTTGGTGTCGGGCTCACCGTGGCGCATCAGCACATGGGCCAGCTCTCGCCAAAGATGCGGGCCGGACTCATCGCCAACGCTCGCAGTCGTGTTGTCTTTCGCCCCAGCAGTGAGGACGGCTCGGCACTAGCGAGCGTTCTTGGCGGCGGCCTGGTCGCGGATGACCTCGCACTCCTCGGGGCCCACGAGGCGTACGCCGAAGTCCTGGTGAACCACCAGCCAAGCGAACCGTTCCTTATCCGTACGCGTCAGCCGGACGGCCGCGTCCTCAGTGATCCCACTGACCTACGCCGCCAGAGTGTGGCGCGGTACGGGGTCGACGGCGCTGGGCTCGACGCAACGCTTCGTCAGCGCTGGCAGGGCAACGACCAATCACCAGGCGGACCCATAGGGCAACAGCCACGGAGGACGGCATGA
- a CDS encoding helix-turn-helix domain-containing protein, whose protein sequence is MNEVIKQLTPGGDSVILLTVREAYMKLRISKWKLYDLLRSGQLEAIKIGRRTLIPLYSIEAYVLKGWKESLA, encoded by the coding sequence ATGAATGAAGTGATTAAACAGCTAACTCCCGGAGGGGACAGCGTGATCCTGCTGACCGTCCGTGAAGCGTATATGAAATTGCGGATCAGCAAGTGGAAGCTGTACGACCTGCTGAGATCGGGACAGCTTGAAGCGATCAAGATTGGGCGGCGGACATTGATCCCGCTGTACTCAATTGAAGCGTACGTATTGAAGGGCTGGAAGGAGTCGTTAGCCTGA
- a CDS encoding replication-relaxation family protein: protein MASLDRVRLLSLNQIRRLAVTDGSPRARTRRAQLMMTRLTTLGVVVRFSRIIGGVRAGSSGYIYGLSGVGQAVLNTDGPLGGRRRRVWESKPYFQDHMLAVAELYVQLVERHREGTTELLAYDAEPANWRHFTGAGGELIQIKPDAYARIGRAATEYSAFIEVDLSTETLPTIQRKSQRYIDYWRSGMEQQWRGVFPKVVWLVETERRRERIASVIGKLALDGQVLFDVGLLDDGPQLLSENNQGAAA, encoded by the coding sequence TTGGCGTCCCTCGACCGCGTTCGGCTCCTCAGCCTGAACCAGATTCGCCGCCTGGCCGTGACGGATGGATCGCCCCGTGCTCGCACCCGCCGTGCGCAATTGATGATGACTCGGCTTACGACGCTCGGCGTCGTAGTGCGGTTCTCTCGGATCATCGGGGGTGTACGGGCGGGATCGTCCGGCTACATCTACGGACTGAGTGGTGTTGGCCAAGCCGTCCTCAACACAGACGGGCCGCTCGGCGGTCGACGTCGCCGTGTCTGGGAGTCGAAACCGTACTTCCAAGACCACATGCTCGCCGTCGCAGAACTCTACGTCCAACTGGTCGAGCGCCACCGTGAAGGTACGACAGAGCTACTGGCCTACGACGCGGAGCCCGCCAACTGGCGTCACTTCACCGGAGCCGGTGGCGAGTTGATACAGATCAAGCCGGATGCGTACGCGCGGATAGGCCGAGCGGCTACCGAGTACAGCGCGTTCATCGAGGTCGACCTGTCCACCGAGACGTTGCCCACCATCCAGAGGAAGTCACAGCGGTACATCGACTACTGGCGCAGTGGCATGGAGCAACAATGGCGCGGAGTCTTCCCAAAGGTTGTGTGGCTCGTAGAAACCGAACGCCGACGTGAGCGAATCGCGAGTGTGATTGGAAAGCTCGCACTCGACGGCCAGGTGCTCTTTGATGTCGGACTCCTCGATGACGGCCCGCAACTTCTAAGCGAAAACAACCAAGGGGCTGCCGCGTGA